A genomic stretch from Aminivibrio sp. includes:
- a CDS encoding nickel-dependent hydrogenase large subunit, which yields MEKKYTVPIGPVHVGLKEPVTAWLDLEGEKIVGATVRPGAIHRGIEFMARDRNPIQVIYLSERICGICSFSHVIAFLRAVEDAASVPVPPRAQYIRSLVLELERLHSHMLWAGVACYTIGFDSAFHLGMALREKVMDVLEVLSGNRVNYGVATVGGVRWDVTPELAKAVKRMVKYYKQEFAPFYDVVTADPIAKARLRDVGVLTYEEAIRYSAVGPTARASGVRCDLRESSPYEAYGDIGVRAVVPQDYYGKAYGDVFDRFLVRVHEVYQSLDIIDKIMAGLPEGDIMWEKNLNKVLAFLKKAEGTGWASIEAPRGDDTHVVHLKGGDENVTWWKVRAPTYANAVSWPLMFRNNELADAPLIINSIDPCISCMERMLVTDSSTGARKVVTRAELLEKCREKTRRLMQNGGR from the coding sequence ATGGAGAAAAAATATACAGTTCCCATAGGTCCGGTGCATGTCGGCCTGAAAGAACCCGTTACCGCCTGGCTGGACCTCGAGGGCGAAAAGATCGTGGGCGCCACGGTCCGCCCCGGAGCAATCCACAGAGGAATCGAGTTCATGGCCAGGGACCGCAACCCGATCCAGGTTATCTATCTTTCGGAGCGCATCTGCGGCATCTGCTCTTTCAGCCACGTCATCGCGTTCCTGCGGGCCGTGGAAGATGCGGCTTCGGTCCCCGTGCCGCCGAGGGCTCAGTACATCCGCTCCCTTGTTCTTGAACTGGAACGGCTTCACTCCCATATGCTCTGGGCAGGCGTAGCGTGCTACACCATCGGGTTCGACTCCGCCTTCCACCTGGGCATGGCCCTCCGGGAAAAGGTCATGGACGTTCTCGAAGTCCTTTCCGGAAACCGGGTGAACTACGGTGTGGCCACCGTGGGCGGCGTCCGGTGGGATGTTACCCCCGAGCTCGCTAAGGCGGTAAAGCGGATGGTGAAGTACTACAAGCAGGAATTCGCTCCCTTCTACGACGTGGTCACCGCAGACCCCATCGCCAAGGCAAGGCTGCGGGACGTGGGCGTCCTTACCTACGAGGAGGCTATCCGCTACAGCGCCGTGGGCCCCACCGCGAGGGCGAGCGGTGTCCGGTGCGATCTCAGGGAGAGTTCTCCCTACGAAGCGTACGGCGACATCGGCGTCCGGGCCGTGGTTCCCCAGGATTACTACGGAAAGGCCTACGGCGATGTGTTCGACCGCTTTCTTGTCCGCGTCCACGAGGTCTACCAGTCTCTCGACATCATCGACAAGATCATGGCTGGTCTCCCTGAGGGGGACATCATGTGGGAGAAGAACCTGAACAAGGTTCTCGCATTCCTCAAAAAAGCCGAGGGCACCGGCTGGGCCTCCATTGAGGCGCCCCGGGGCGACGATACCCACGTGGTCCACCTCAAGGGCGGAGATGAAAACGTAACCTGGTGGAAGGTTCGGGCCCCTACATACGCCAACGCCGTTTCCTGGCCCCTCATGTTCCGGAATAACGAGCTTGCGGACGCGCCCCTCATTATCAACAGCATCGACCCCTGCATCTCCTGCATGGAGCGCATGCTGGTCACGGACAGCTCGACGGGAGCCCGGAAAGTGGTCACCCGGGCCGAGCTGCTGGAGAAGTGCAGAGAGAAAACAAGGAGGCTGATGCAGAATGGTGGTCGTTAG
- a CDS encoding NADH-quinone oxidoreductase subunit B family protein, protein MLKLEKYLEILPKSLWVTTCNSGSCNGCDIEIVATISPRYDIERLGMKLVGTPRHADVLIVTGPVTKFMKEKLLRIYNQMPDPKSVVVVGNCGASGDVFYKSYNLVGPVDRIIPVDVYVHGCPPRPEAIIEGVAKAVLKLERLRGDLQKAGEGQ, encoded by the coding sequence ATGTTGAAGCTCGAAAAATACCTGGAAATCCTGCCGAAATCTCTGTGGGTGACCACCTGCAATTCCGGTTCGTGCAACGGGTGTGACATCGAAATTGTTGCCACCATCAGCCCGAGGTACGACATCGAACGGCTCGGCATGAAGTTGGTGGGGACGCCCCGTCATGCGGACGTGCTGATCGTCACGGGTCCCGTGACAAAGTTCATGAAGGAAAAGCTTCTCAGGATTTACAACCAGATGCCTGACCCGAAGTCGGTCGTGGTTGTGGGAAACTGCGGAGCCTCCGGAGACGTGTTCTACAAATCCTATAATCTCGTAGGTCCGGTGGACAGGATCATTCCGGTGGATGTTTACGTCCACGGATGCCCGCCCCGGCCCGAAGCGATCATCGAAGGGGTAGCCAAGGCAGTGCTGAAGCTCGAACGCCTCAGGGGCGACCTTCAGAAAGCGGGTGAGGGGCAATAA
- a CDS encoding hydrogenase, with product MGKVYTGFGYWDVGAWILFFAVAAFYILWLRAQGRSDFKKGTDQDEIYWSGNEVPEDGAELSVPASSAYWGYRKALEPFYKGLLGMHTGIATDILGYYVLSVAFMAVFILLV from the coding sequence ATGGGAAAGGTTTATACCGGATTCGGCTACTGGGACGTAGGGGCGTGGATTCTCTTCTTCGCCGTGGCGGCCTTTTACATTCTCTGGCTGCGCGCCCAGGGCAGGTCTGATTTCAAAAAAGGTACCGACCAGGATGAAATCTACTGGTCAGGAAACGAGGTCCCCGAGGACGGGGCGGAACTTTCCGTTCCCGCTTCCTCCGCATATTGGGGCTACAGAAAGGCCCTTGAACCGTTTTACAAAGGGCTTCTCGGAATGCACACAGGCATAGCGACTGATATTCTGGGATATTACGTCCTTTCCGTCGCATTTATGGCCGTGTTCATTCTGCTGGTGTAG
- a CDS encoding proton-conducting transporter membrane subunit: protein MNWSDHLPALLLIVPLFGAFIAPLVSKAGKTARNVLLAGLSSLVLVIALLLWRHVLAGGTAVYVMGGESFNLTLPSGMALPIRIIMEVDSFSAFMAVCGAIASLAGALFSMNYMEKFTGLGRFVSLYFLLTLGMLGMMVTGDLFNFFIFIEISSIATFGLVAFWRDRAEAVEASFKYALISQVSSMVFLIAAGCLYGKYNALNMAAIGSLLKFGLMEKLALVFLIGTLAMKCGSFPMHMWLPDAYAEAPTGVTCLLVAVSQASLYGLMRVCFSIYGVAMGSTFVPWMIIIFGLASMFFGVSMAVVQHDIKRLMGYHSVSQVGYMLLGLGVGLLVLGDARSMADYGFTAIKGGVFHIFNYTMYKALLFLAAGAVYYATGKRDLNELGGLARKMPYTTFMFVIAAAAISGLPPFNGFVSKLFIYESSFAVHPSLAVVAIMTSVLTLASFVKVFQTAFLGPEKNSLLHVREVPPAMLAGMAVLTVAVLGATLFPSWTLSNLVEPAARALVDQGGYIGAIMGGGM, encoded by the coding sequence ATGAACTGGAGCGATCACCTTCCCGCGCTGTTGCTGATTGTCCCTCTCTTCGGTGCCTTTATCGCCCCTCTCGTCTCCAAGGCGGGGAAAACAGCGAGAAACGTTCTCTTGGCAGGACTTTCCTCTTTGGTCCTTGTTATCGCTCTTCTGCTCTGGAGGCATGTTCTCGCCGGAGGAACGGCCGTCTACGTGATGGGCGGAGAAAGTTTCAATCTTACCCTGCCCTCGGGCATGGCCCTTCCAATCCGAATCATCATGGAGGTGGACTCCTTCAGCGCCTTCATGGCTGTATGCGGCGCCATCGCCTCCCTTGCCGGAGCGCTTTTCTCCATGAACTACATGGAGAAATTCACGGGCCTGGGCCGCTTCGTCTCCCTCTACTTCCTTCTCACCCTCGGCATGCTGGGCATGATGGTGACGGGAGACCTTTTCAACTTCTTCATATTCATAGAGATTTCTTCCATCGCCACCTTCGGCCTGGTAGCCTTTTGGCGCGACAGAGCGGAGGCGGTGGAGGCAAGCTTCAAATACGCCCTCATCTCGCAAGTGAGCTCCATGGTCTTCCTGATCGCGGCGGGCTGCCTGTACGGCAAATACAATGCCCTGAACATGGCGGCCATCGGCAGCCTGCTCAAGTTCGGCCTCATGGAGAAGCTGGCCCTGGTCTTCCTTATAGGCACGCTGGCCATGAAGTGCGGTTCTTTCCCCATGCATATGTGGCTTCCGGATGCTTATGCCGAAGCACCCACAGGGGTGACCTGCCTGCTGGTGGCGGTAAGCCAGGCCTCGCTCTACGGTCTGATGAGAGTATGCTTCTCCATCTACGGAGTGGCCATGGGCAGCACCTTCGTTCCCTGGATGATCATCATCTTTGGCCTCGCCTCCATGTTCTTCGGCGTCTCCATGGCGGTGGTCCAGCATGATATCAAAAGGTTGATGGGATACCATTCCGTTTCCCAGGTGGGGTATATGCTCCTGGGCCTTGGAGTGGGACTTCTCGTCCTCGGCGACGCCCGCAGCATGGCCGATTACGGCTTCACCGCCATCAAGGGCGGCGTGTTCCACATCTTCAACTACACGATGTACAAGGCCCTTCTCTTCCTTGCCGCAGGCGCGGTTTATTACGCCACAGGCAAGAGGGATCTCAATGAACTCGGCGGGCTTGCAAGGAAGATGCCCTATACCACCTTTATGTTCGTCATAGCGGCGGCGGCCATCTCCGGACTTCCCCCCTTCAACGGGTTCGTCTCCAAGCTGTTTATCTACGAGTCGTCCTTCGCCGTTCACCCGTCTCTTGCCGTGGTAGCTATCATGACCTCCGTCCTTACCCTGGCGTCCTTCGTCAAGGTCTTCCAGACGGCGTTCCTCGGCCCCGAGAAGAACAGTCTTCTCCATGTCCGGGAAGTTCCTCCCGCCATGCTGGCAGGAATGGCGGTACTGACGGTCGCCGTTCTCGGCGCCACCCTGTTCCCCTCCTGGACTCTTTCCAACCTTGTGGAGCCGGCGGCCAGGGCTCTCGTTGACCAGGGCGGATACATCGGCGCCATCATGGGAGGTGGAATGTGA
- a CDS encoding respiratory chain complex I subunit 1 family protein codes for MVVVSLIMRLIAGAALMLLVAALAFLFEGVDRVVHARMQRRIGPPVFQPFLDLVKLMGKENIVPRRAVPWAFNGAPWVAAATMLLVFLYIPIGSLPPILGGEGDMILVIYLLGLSGVAMAVGGFASGNPIANVGAQREMILMMSYELPLAVVVSTLAYVAYKTGMPGEPFSLETFAGMSVWGVVGKVGFLGIFCLFLALVLVVPGETGKGPMDIPEAKTEILEGLVIEYSGTNLAMFKITFALRATAMAAIITAIFFPWSLGSFLGFGSIFLYALDFLWFWVKVFVVQIIFVTFMRTAFGRFKIWQASEFYLIKVAGLSIAGMILASLDLVI; via the coding sequence ATGGTGGTCGTTAGCCTTATTATGCGCCTCATTGCGGGCGCGGCGCTCATGCTCCTCGTGGCTGCCCTCGCCTTCCTTTTCGAGGGAGTGGACCGGGTGGTTCATGCCAGGATGCAGCGGAGGATCGGCCCCCCCGTTTTCCAGCCCTTCCTTGATCTGGTGAAGCTGATGGGAAAGGAAAACATCGTTCCCCGGCGGGCGGTGCCCTGGGCATTCAACGGCGCGCCCTGGGTAGCCGCTGCCACCATGCTGCTCGTGTTCCTCTACATACCCATCGGTTCACTTCCTCCCATCCTGGGCGGGGAAGGGGACATGATCCTCGTCATCTACCTGCTCGGCCTGTCCGGCGTTGCCATGGCCGTGGGCGGATTCGCCAGCGGAAACCCCATCGCCAACGTAGGCGCCCAGCGGGAAATGATCCTGATGATGAGCTACGAGCTTCCCCTGGCGGTGGTGGTCAGTACCCTCGCGTACGTCGCCTACAAGACCGGGATGCCGGGCGAGCCCTTCAGCCTTGAGACCTTTGCCGGGATGTCTGTGTGGGGCGTTGTGGGCAAAGTGGGCTTCCTGGGAATTTTCTGCCTCTTCCTCGCCCTTGTGCTTGTGGTCCCCGGCGAGACCGGCAAGGGACCCATGGACATCCCCGAGGCAAAAACGGAAATACTGGAAGGACTCGTTATCGAGTATTCCGGCACAAACCTCGCCATGTTCAAGATTACCTTCGCCCTGAGAGCGACTGCCATGGCGGCCATTATCACGGCCATTTTCTTCCCGTGGTCTCTCGGTTCCTTCCTCGGCTTCGGGAGCATTTTTCTCTATGCCCTCGATTTCCTCTGGTTCTGGGTGAAGGTCTTCGTGGTGCAGATCATTTTTGTCACCTTCATGCGGACGGCCTTCGGCCGGTTTAAGATCTGGCAGGCGTCCGAATTCTACCTGATCAAGGTTGCAGGCCTTTCCATCGCTGGAATGATCCTGGCATCCCTGGATCTGGTAATCTAG
- a CDS encoding DNA polymerase has product MKGKKLLLVDGHGLAFRAFYALPELTAPDGTPTNAVVGFFNMFQKVREEWKPDMCGVVFDAPGPTFRHEAYEDYKAGRKPTPPEFKVQLPLIFELLSLLGIPVVVRQGVEADDVLASTACTAAAEHLETLILSSDKDILQILGPGLSVLRPGKGITSFRRVDERSFVEEYGFPPSAMTDYLALLGDTADNVPGVPGVGEKTAKALLAQYGSLDGIYDRLESLKPGLRKKFEENREQAYRSRELVTLLCDTKEDLRDFLPGEVDREGFLERCKSLGLQKIAGKMISGEGREQVAAPAGELLSRGSGGEKRSIPSWVFIPVIIGKYPVSLSLEEFYLAGPDGETAGKISEEALSALAGRGKGKVLLPDYKEAAACLGSSFLPPSSVLDFKTAHYLLHPDGGVHHPEGLFTEYASLSPAEKGRFLTVRFEELAGEIADHEGLSTLMEQTDLPLIPVLVDMERHGIGCSIPAFSALETDLSSRLKGIEEEITARGGEKINLNSPKQVAWLLFEKLGLPAGKTTKTGYSTDISVLEGLSSMGRPYDEVPNLLIEYRELSKMLSGFVQPLVKAAREGDGIIHGVFEPAVTGTGRLSSRDPNLQNLPSFGEWSGRIKKGLLPTGEGNVFVAADYSQIELRVLAHLCGDKRLLDAFAQGRDIHTETASWVFSTDPALVTPELRRVAKMINFGLLYGMSSFGLAQRLGIGRREASEIIRRYFEALPGVKDYLEKSYDDARKRGFARTLAGRIRPLAEVSVSPRDRDALRRVAVNTPIQGTAADIARKAMVDFAAAFPSSGTVRLVLQVHDSLVCECPSGEAEDVKRSLEGIMERAADLAVPLKVESKTGSSLAEV; this is encoded by the coding sequence ATGAAGGGGAAAAAACTGCTTCTCGTCGACGGCCACGGGCTTGCATTCCGTGCCTTCTACGCCCTCCCGGAGCTTACCGCCCCGGACGGCACGCCCACGAACGCCGTGGTCGGTTTTTTCAACATGTTCCAGAAAGTACGGGAAGAATGGAAACCCGACATGTGCGGTGTGGTATTCGACGCCCCCGGCCCCACTTTCCGCCACGAAGCCTACGAAGACTACAAAGCCGGCAGGAAACCCACTCCCCCGGAGTTCAAAGTCCAGCTTCCCCTCATTTTCGAGCTTCTGTCCCTCCTGGGCATACCGGTGGTGGTGCGGCAGGGCGTGGAGGCGGACGACGTTCTCGCCTCCACGGCGTGCACTGCCGCCGCGGAACACCTGGAGACCCTGATTCTTTCATCCGACAAGGACATCCTCCAGATCCTGGGGCCGGGGCTTTCCGTGCTCCGCCCCGGCAAGGGAATCACCTCCTTCAGACGGGTGGACGAACGGAGCTTTGTGGAGGAATACGGCTTCCCTCCTTCGGCCATGACCGACTACCTTGCCCTTCTCGGCGATACTGCGGACAATGTTCCCGGCGTTCCCGGCGTGGGGGAGAAAACAGCAAAGGCTCTTCTCGCTCAGTACGGAAGTCTCGACGGCATCTACGACCGGCTTGAGTCCCTCAAACCGGGGCTGAGGAAAAAATTCGAGGAAAACAGGGAACAGGCCTACCGGAGCAGGGAACTGGTGACTCTTCTCTGCGATACAAAGGAGGATCTCAGGGATTTCCTTCCCGGGGAGGTCGACAGGGAAGGATTCCTGGAAAGATGCAAATCCCTCGGGCTGCAGAAAATAGCCGGGAAGATGATTTCCGGAGAAGGGCGCGAACAGGTAGCGGCGCCTGCCGGTGAACTGCTTTCGAGGGGAAGCGGCGGCGAAAAACGCTCCATTCCTTCCTGGGTTTTTATCCCCGTCATCATCGGCAAATACCCCGTCAGCCTTTCCCTGGAGGAGTTTTACCTTGCCGGGCCTGACGGAGAGACGGCCGGGAAAATCAGCGAAGAAGCCCTTTCGGCCCTGGCCGGAAGGGGAAAAGGAAAGGTCCTGCTACCGGACTACAAGGAGGCTGCGGCCTGTCTTGGAAGCTCATTTCTCCCGCCTTCCTCCGTACTGGATTTCAAGACCGCCCATTACCTTCTGCACCCTGACGGCGGCGTCCATCATCCCGAGGGACTTTTCACCGAGTATGCCTCCCTTTCTCCTGCGGAAAAGGGACGGTTTCTTACCGTCAGGTTCGAGGAACTCGCGGGCGAGATAGCTGACCACGAGGGCCTTTCCACCCTCATGGAGCAGACGGACCTCCCCCTCATTCCTGTCCTCGTTGACATGGAAAGGCACGGCATAGGATGCAGCATCCCCGCTTTCAGCGCTCTCGAGACTGACCTCTCTTCAAGGCTGAAGGGCATTGAGGAGGAAATCACCGCCAGGGGAGGGGAGAAGATCAACCTCAATTCGCCGAAGCAGGTGGCGTGGCTTCTCTTTGAAAAACTGGGACTTCCTGCGGGGAAGACCACCAAGACGGGATACTCCACCGATATTTCTGTCCTCGAGGGGCTTTCCTCCATGGGAAGGCCCTATGACGAGGTTCCCAATCTCCTTATCGAGTACCGTGAGCTGTCGAAGATGCTCTCCGGGTTCGTCCAGCCCCTCGTGAAGGCGGCCCGGGAGGGGGACGGAATCATCCACGGCGTGTTCGAGCCCGCGGTAACCGGAACGGGGCGGCTCAGCAGCAGGGACCCCAATCTCCAGAACCTGCCCTCCTTCGGAGAATGGTCCGGGAGGATAAAAAAAGGACTCCTCCCCACCGGCGAAGGGAATGTTTTCGTGGCGGCGGACTATTCTCAGATCGAACTCCGGGTGCTGGCCCATCTCTGCGGTGACAAGAGGCTGCTGGATGCCTTTGCCCAGGGAAGGGACATCCATACGGAGACGGCGTCCTGGGTTTTCTCCACTGACCCCGCCCTCGTCACGCCGGAGCTTCGCCGGGTGGCGAAAATGATCAACTTCGGGCTGCTCTACGGCATGAGCTCCTTCGGCCTTGCCCAGAGACTGGGCATAGGCCGCCGGGAGGCCTCAGAGATTATCCGCAGGTATTTCGAAGCTTTGCCTGGTGTAAAGGACTACCTGGAAAAGAGTTATGACGATGCCAGGAAGAGAGGATTCGCCCGGACCTTGGCGGGGAGGATACGTCCCCTGGCCGAAGTGTCCGTGAGCCCCAGGGACAGGGATGCCCTGCGGAGGGTGGCCGTAAACACGCCCATCCAGGGAACGGCGGCCGATATCGCAAGGAAGGCCATGGTGGACTTCGCGGCAGCCTTTCCCTCTTCAGGAACGGTCCGCCTTGTCCTCCAGGTTCACGATTCCCTGGTCTGCGAATGCCCCTCAGGCGAGGCGGAAGATGTGAAGCGGTCGCTGGAGGGGATCATGGAGCGGGCGGCGGATCTTGCCGTGCCCCTGAAGGTTGAGTCGAAAACAGGGAGCAGTCTCGCCGAAGTCTGA
- a CDS encoding sodium:proton antiporter, giving the protein MIANAPFFLVGLLFLAGLVTIFMEKNLIKIAIAIGIISSAVNLFLVALGYRAGGTIPIHYLAGEGTVMVLPTPQAMTLTAIVIALATTALLLSIIILLYRHYGTLNVDEIRRLRG; this is encoded by the coding sequence GTGATTGCTAACGCGCCTTTTTTCCTGGTCGGTCTTCTTTTTTTGGCCGGCCTGGTGACGATCTTCATGGAAAAAAACCTCATCAAGATCGCCATCGCAATCGGCATCATCAGTTCAGCGGTCAACCTGTTTCTTGTCGCCTTGGGGTACCGTGCCGGAGGAACAATTCCCATTCACTATCTCGCCGGTGAGGGAACGGTCATGGTGCTTCCGACACCCCAGGCAATGACCCTGACCGCCATCGTCATCGCCCTGGCCACCACGGCTCTGCTTCTGTCCATCATTATACTTCTCTACCGGCATTACGGGACCCTTAATGTGGACGAAATAAGGAGGCTGAGAGGATGA
- a CDS encoding 4Fe-4S binding protein produces MLNRMALLLLRQVCEKTVTNPFPVQAMPDSLTDALQAAQDGEIELNPPVETTERFRGRVNYDKSACIGCKLCIKVCPANATVFLPEEKKIRIHNDRCCFCAQCTEICPVKCLTMSSEYLISSYDRKAQVTTDTGKPGPKAGAADEPEKKTVYRIMSDKCIGCTKCAKNCPVGCISGKVKESHVIDESACIGCGKCAEVCPKDAVEPVEVDVPADGK; encoded by the coding sequence ATGCTTAACCGGATGGCTCTGCTTCTGCTCAGGCAGGTCTGTGAAAAGACGGTGACAAACCCCTTCCCCGTGCAGGCAATGCCCGATTCACTTACGGACGCCCTTCAGGCGGCCCAGGACGGGGAGATTGAACTCAACCCGCCCGTGGAAACGACGGAACGATTCCGCGGGAGGGTGAACTACGACAAATCGGCATGCATCGGCTGCAAGCTCTGCATCAAGGTCTGTCCCGCGAACGCGACGGTCTTTCTTCCCGAAGAGAAGAAGATCCGGATCCACAACGATCGCTGCTGCTTCTGCGCTCAGTGCACCGAGATCTGCCCGGTGAAGTGCCTCACCATGTCGTCTGAATACCTCATCTCCTCCTACGACAGGAAGGCCCAGGTCACTACGGACACGGGCAAGCCCGGGCCGAAGGCCGGCGCCGCCGACGAGCCGGAGAAAAAGACGGTCTACAGGATTATGTCGGACAAGTGTATCGGCTGCACGAAATGTGCCAAAAACTGCCCCGTAGGCTGCATTTCCGGAAAGGTCAAGGAGTCTCACGTCATTGACGAATCGGCATGCATCGGCTGCGGGAAATGTGCCGAAGTCTGCCCGAAGGATGCCGTGGAGCCAGTGGAAGTCGACGTTCCTGCAGACGGGAAGTAA
- a CDS encoding NADH-quinone oxidoreductase subunit C — translation MRFPMNSVDNTTVAKSSAEVADRIRSVFGEEAVLEVRERKAGKDDTVCHHDIWAKVEKDRFLDFVDTLAEFDFPQFHIISGNDDGDVVTLYYHFTLFQVAGRRNRIGVAVAVPVDKKDLVMPSLFSRIPGVEYSERETREMFGVDFDGLPNKALVFLPEDWDESIKPWRRDETGPSANDVRELS, via the coding sequence ATGAGATTTCCTATGAATTCCGTGGACAATACCACGGTTGCAAAATCTTCGGCTGAAGTCGCGGACCGCATCCGTTCCGTCTTCGGGGAGGAAGCGGTACTCGAAGTCCGTGAGAGGAAAGCCGGAAAGGACGATACCGTGTGCCATCATGACATCTGGGCGAAGGTTGAAAAAGACCGTTTCCTTGATTTCGTGGACACCCTGGCCGAATTCGATTTTCCCCAGTTCCACATTATTTCCGGAAACGACGACGGGGACGTGGTGACTCTATACTATCACTTCACCCTTTTCCAGGTTGCCGGGAGACGGAACCGCATCGGCGTGGCCGTTGCCGTTCCGGTGGACAAGAAAGACCTCGTCATGCCGTCCCTTTTCTCTCGGATTCCCGGGGTGGAGTACAGCGAGCGGGAGACCCGCGAAATGTTCGGCGTGGACTTTGACGGCCTGCCGAACAAGGCTCTCGTCTTCCTTCCCGAGGATTGGGACGAGTCCATCAAGCCATGGCGCAGGGACGAGACCGGGCCTTCCGCGAACGACGTGCGGGAGCTTTCCTAG
- the gltX gene encoding glutamate--tRNA ligase, translated as MTDTVRVRFAPSPTGALHIGGGHTALFNWLWARHTGGRFILRIEDTDRERSTKEFEETIMSGLRWLGLDWDEGPDAGGDYGPYRQSERLPLYHKYADQLVEEGKAYREGDAVIFKNPEGVKLAFDDVVYGHIEVMSETLKDTVLIKSDGMPTYNYAVVIDDHCMGITHVIRGEDHISNTPKQLLIYDALGWDYPAFGHLPMILGKDKKKLSKRHGATSVYEFRDMGYMPDSVFNFLALLGWSAGENNEIFSRDEAVALFELSRVTKRPAVFDMEKLNFINQEHMKRLDPYTRLELVEPFWREMGLPVDDHSREYLAQSLVVLCGRGQTAKEAAGYSDYFLSFETVKARYDGSDVDEAKREILRKFYGELLALPEWKAHPLEEFARTWSKEHSVKMKDIAMPLRMALTGMKVSPGVFEVAEHLGRDESRKRLAHFGFVGSEG; from the coding sequence ATGACGGATACGGTAAGGGTACGATTCGCTCCGAGCCCTACGGGGGCGCTCCACATCGGCGGAGGGCACACCGCCCTGTTCAACTGGCTGTGGGCCCGCCACACGGGCGGAAGGTTCATTCTCAGGATAGAGGACACCGACCGGGAACGGTCCACCAAGGAATTCGAGGAAACAATCATGTCAGGCTTGCGCTGGCTCGGCCTCGACTGGGACGAAGGCCCCGACGCGGGAGGCGATTACGGCCCCTACAGACAGTCCGAGCGCCTTCCCTTGTACCACAAGTATGCAGATCAGCTCGTCGAGGAAGGGAAAGCGTACAGGGAAGGAGATGCCGTCATCTTCAAAAACCCCGAAGGCGTGAAACTTGCCTTCGACGACGTGGTTTACGGCCATATCGAGGTCATGAGCGAAACCCTGAAGGATACGGTTCTCATAAAAAGCGACGGAATGCCGACCTACAACTACGCCGTCGTCATCGACGACCACTGCATGGGGATCACCCACGTCATCAGGGGCGAGGACCATATTTCCAACACTCCCAAGCAACTCCTTATCTATGACGCCCTCGGATGGGACTATCCCGCGTTCGGGCATCTTCCCATGATCCTCGGGAAGGACAAGAAAAAACTCTCCAAACGCCACGGGGCGACCAGCGTCTACGAGTTCCGTGATATGGGCTACATGCCGGACTCTGTCTTCAACTTTCTCGCCCTTCTCGGCTGGTCTGCCGGGGAGAACAACGAAATTTTCAGTCGGGACGAAGCCGTCGCCCTCTTTGAACTTTCCAGGGTGACGAAGCGGCCCGCCGTGTTTGACATGGAAAAACTCAACTTCATCAACCAGGAACACATGAAGCGCCTCGATCCCTACACGAGACTCGAGCTTGTGGAACCCTTCTGGAGAGAGATGGGACTTCCCGTAGACGATCATTCCAGGGAATATCTTGCCCAGTCTCTCGTGGTGCTCTGCGGAAGGGGACAGACTGCGAAAGAGGCTGCGGGCTACTCGGATTATTTTCTTTCCTTTGAAACGGTAAAGGCCCGGTATGACGGTTCGGATGTGGACGAAGCGAAAAGGGAGATCCTACGGAAATTCTACGGGGAACTCCTCGCCCTTCCCGAATGGAAAGCCCACCCCCTGGAAGAGTTCGCACGGACGTGGAGCAAAGAACATTCCGTCAAGATGAAGGACATCGCTATGCCCCTGAGGATGGCTCTCACCGGAATGAAGGTCAGCCCCGGAGTCTTCGAGGTGGCGGAGCATCTCGGTCGGGATGAAAGCCGGAAGCGCCTCGCCCATTTCGGATTCGTCGGATCGGAAGGCTAG